A stretch of the Vitis vinifera cultivar Pinot Noir 40024 chromosome 16, ASM3070453v1 genome encodes the following:
- the LOC100852581 gene encoding uncharacterized protein LOC100852581, whose amino-acid sequence MAIPIKASLLALILLLTPLSSGMAEGFKDGTSPIYLLHKDGTLVNSKKLLKLDAVLDYDYAEANPKHDPRRGKPGNGGGGKNP is encoded by the exons ATGGCTATTCCCATCAAGGCCTCTCTTCTAGCTCTCATTCTACTCCTCACTCCCTTGTCTTCAG GCATGGCTGAGGGTTTCAAGGATGGCACAAGCCCCATTTACTTACTACACAAG GATGGTACCCTGGTGAATTCAAAGAAGCTTTTGAAGCTTGATGCAGTGCTGGACTACGACTATGCAGAAGCGAACCCCAAGCACGACCCGAGGAGGGGGAAGCCAGGTAATGGTGGAGGTGGCAAGAACCCATGA
- the LOC100264113 gene encoding protein phosphatase 2C 57, with product MALLSQQLQRFFLTTLNCTSNLKATKKNNSVALKERARCCSAIAIDAPSFSGVAGIRWGLCRLQGPREEMEDEAVVRSDGLDGFSFAAVFDGHAGFSSVKFLRDELYKDCVAALQGGLLLSGKNFNIIREALEKAFESADAKLLNWLETTGEDVESGSTATVLLIGDDMVFISHVGDSCVVLSRSGKAEELTNPHRPYGSNKSSLEEIRRIREAGGWIVNGRICGDIAVSRSFGDMRFKTKKNEMLEKGLEEGRWSQKFVSRVQFTGDLVVASPDVFQVALGSDAEFLLLASDGLWDYMNSSEAVTFVRNELRQHGDVQVASEALARAALDRRTQDNVSIIIADLGRTDWQSLPLQQQNLFLELVQALGTIGIVTLGIWMSSQFSL from the exons ATGGCTTTGCTGAGCCAGCAGTTGCAGAGATTCTTTCTCACGACACTCAACTGTACATCCAACTTGAAGGCCACCAAGAAGAACAACAGTGTTGCCCTCAAGGAGAGGGCAAGATGCTGCTCAGCCATAGCCATTGATGCCCCTTCTTTTTCGGGTGTGGCGGGAATCAGGTGGGGTTTGTGCCGCCTCCAAGGGCCCAGAGAGGAGATGGAGGACGAGGCTGTTGTTCGGTCTGATGGCCTTGATGGGTTCTCCTTTGCCGCGGTTTTTGACGGTCATGCCGGCTTTTCTTCTGTCAAGTTCCTCAG GGATGAATTGTACAAAGACTGTGTTGCAGCTCTGCAAGGCGGGTTGCTCCTGAGTGGGAAAAATTTCAACATAATTCGAGAGGCTTTGGAGAAGGCTTTTGAAAGTGCTgatgcaaaattattgaattg GCTTGAGACGACTGGGGAGGATGTCGAGTCTGGTTCAACAGCCACTGTGTTGTTGATTGGAGACGATATGGTGTTCATCTCACATGTTGGTGACTCATGTGTG GTTCTCTCTCGCTCTGGAAAAGCAGAAGAATTGACCAATCCTCATAGGCCTTATGGAAGCAACAAAAGTTCGCTTGAAGAAATCAGAAGAATCAGAGAAGCAGGTGGATGG ATTGTCAATGGAAGGATTTGCGGAGACATTGCTGTGTCCCGCTCTTTTGGTGACATGAGGTTCAAGACAAAGAAGAACGA GATGCTGGAGAAGGGATTGGAGGAAGGGAGATGGTCCCAAAAATTTGTTTCTCG TGTACAATTCACTGGAGACTTGGTCGTTGCATCTCCTGATGTTTTCCAAGTAGCTCTTGGATCAGATGCAGAATTTTTACTGTTAGCATCTGATGGCTTATGGGATTATATGAACAG CTCAGAAGCGGTAACCTTTGTTAGGAATGAACTTCGACAACATGGAGATGTTCAG GTAGCTTCTGAAGCACTTGCACGTGCAGCACTG GACCGACGCACACAAGATAATGTCAGCATCATCATTGCAGATTTAGg GCGGACAGACTGGCAAAGTTTGCCACTGCagcaacaaaatttatttctcGAATTGGTGCAAGCTCTTGGTACCATTGGCATTGTGACGCTTGGGATTTGGATGTCATCTCAGTTTAGTTTATGA
- the LOC100258944 gene encoding RNA-binding KH domain-containing protein RCF3 isoform X1, translated as MDRSRSKRGYFYEQDYDSETLGRTKPRYNNNNNHGGHHYNTNSHHRRGGAGAGRASKLQDSSVMVTTSYRILCHDVKAGGVIGKSGSIIKSIRQHTGAWINVHELIPGDEERIIEISDTRRRDPEGRMPQFSPAQEALFMIHDRILESDAGFGNGFGGNGDDDDDFGPRGGGNRVATRMVVSRMHVGCLLGKGGKIIEQMRIETKTQIRILPRDHNLPRCVSMSEEIVQVVGDVNAVKNAIANISSRLRESQHRDRSHFHGRIQSSPERFFPPDDDYSHMNNAPRRMPIDGNSFGSRVSTGLVGTRSNSFASRTSGYTLESGAAPIADNAQQFLGEDIVFRILCPVDKVECVVGESDGIIELLQNEIGVDVKVADHVAGSNEQIIVITSEEGPDDELFPAQEALLHIQTRIVNLLPDKENVITTRLLVPSSEIGCFEGRDCSLSEMRRLTGANIQIVPREQLPAFISGTDELLEIVGEIKAARDALVEVTSRLRSYLYREFFPKDMPPPSISAPGSLEASSPNNITPAREGHTASDPPTTNYQNVQAIASVQPSKDSGGTGGETVKQNETVPSVLNRIPVTLVTRSTLEVVIPEHAVPKLITRSKNKLAQISEWSGANVTLLEDRLEATGKIIQISGTPEQTEKAQSLLQGFILSSNSPSSPPPLTTHMELIIAHHF; from the exons ATGGACAGATCTCGATCGAAAAGGGGCTATTTCTATGAGCAGGACTATGATTCAGAAACTCTAGGAAGGACCAAACCCAGgtacaacaacaacaacaaccacGGCGGCCACCACTACAACACCAATAGCCACCACCGGCGTGGAGGCGCCGGCGCCGGACGGGCGTCGAAGCTGCAGGACTCGTCCGTAATGGTGACGACGAGCTACCGGATTTTGTGCCATGACGTCAAGGCCGGCGGCGTAATTGGAAAGTCCGGCAGCATTATCAAATCGATTAGGCAGCATACCGGAGCTTGGATCAACGTCCATGAATTGATTCCCGGCGACGAGGAGAGAATTATTGAGATTTCTGATACTCGCCGGCGAGACCCAGAGGGACGAATGCCCCAATTCTCGCCGGCGCAGGAGGCGTTGTTCATGATTCATGATAGGATTTTGGAGAGTGATGCTGGGTTTGGAAATGGGTTTGGTGGGAATGGtgacgatgatgatgatttCGGGCCGCGCGGCGGCGGAAACCGGGTGGCAACGAGGATGGTGGTCTCTAGGATGCATGTGGGGTGTTTGTTGGGAAAGGGAGGGAAGATAATTGAACAAATGAGGATTGAGACCAAGACCCAGATTAGGATTCTGCCTAGAGATCACAATCTTCCCCGTTGTGTTTCCATGTCCGAGGAAATCGTGCAG GTGGTGGGTGATGTGAATGCTGTGAAGAATgcaattgcaaatatttcttCACGCCTGAGGGAGAGCCAGCATCGGGACCGCAGTCATTTCCATGGACGAATACAGTCATCTCCAGAGCGGTTCTTCCCCCCTGATGACGATTATAGTCACATGAATAATGCACCTCGCCGTATGCCCATTGATGGGAACTCTTTTGGTTCACGTGTATCTACTGGTTTGGTGGGCACCAGAAGCAATAGCTTTGCCTCCCGCACATCTGGTTACACACTTGAATCTGGAGCTGCTCCTATTGCTGATAATGCACAGCAATTTTTAGGTGAGGATATTGTGTTTCGAATACTTTGCCCAGTTGACAAGGTTGAATGTGTTGTTGGGGAGTCAGATGGGATTATAGAATTGCTTCAGAATGAAATCGGTGTAGATGTTAAGGTTGCTGACCATGTAGCTGGATCAAATGAACAGATAATTGTCATTACTTCAGAGGAG GGCCCTGATGATGAGTTATTTCCTGCTCAAGAAGCTTTATTACATATCCAAACTCGTATTGTTAATCTTCTCCCCGATAAGGAGAATGTTATTACTACTAGGTTACTTGTTCCATCTAGTGAAATTGGATGCTTCGAGGGACGAGATTGCTCATTATCTGAAATGAGGAGATTAACCGGTGCCAACATACAGATCGTGCCAAGGGAACAGCTTCCTGCATTTATATCAGGGACCGATGAGCTTTTAGAG ATTGTAGGGGAGATAAAAGCAGCTCGAGATGCTCTTGTTGAGGTGACATCAAGACTGCGGAGTTACTTATACCGGGAGTTCTTTCCAAAGGATATGCCACCACCTTCTATCTCTGCACCTGGCTCTCTTGAGGCATCTTCTCCCAATAACATAACCCCAGCTCGTGAAGGTCACACTGCAAGTGATCCTCCTACCACAAACTATCAGAATGTTCAAGCCATAGCATCAGTGCAGCCATCAAAG GACTCTGGAGGGACTGGTGGTGAAACAGTGAAGCAGAATGAAACTGTGCCAAGCGTTTTGAACAG AATCCCTGTAACGCTTGTCACCAGGAGTACACTTGAAGTTGTCATACCAGAACACGCAGTTCCCAAGCTCATAACCAGATCGAAAAACAAGCTTGCCCAGATCAGTGAG TGGTCTGGGGCCAATGTTACCCTGTTGGAAGATAGACTGGAGGCGACAGGAAAGATCATTCAAATATCAGGCACCCCTGAGCAGACTGAGAAGGCCCAGAGCTTGCTTCAAGGCTTTATTTTGAGCAGTAACTCTCCCTCTTCCCCCCCCCCACTTACCACACACATGGAGCTTATCATCGCCCACCATTTCTAA
- the LOC100258944 gene encoding RNA-binding KH domain-containing protein RCF3 isoform X2 codes for MDRSRSKRGYFYEQDYDSETLGRTKPRYNNNNNHGGHHYNTNSHHRRGGAGAGRASKLQDSSVMVTTSYRILCHDVKAGGVIGKSGSIIKSIRQHTGAWINVHELIPGDEERIIEISDTRRRDPEGRMPQFSPAQEALFMIHDRILESDAGFGNGFGGNGDDDDDFGPRGGGNRVATRMVVSRMHVGCLLGKGGKIIEQMRIETKTQIRILPRDHNLPRCVSMSEEIVQVVGDVNAVKNAIANISSRLRESQHRDRSHFHGRIQSSPERFFPPDDDYSHMNNAPRRMPIDGNSFGSRVSTGLVGTRSNSFASRTSGYTLESGAAPIADNAQQFLGEDIVFRILCPVDKVECVVGESDGIIELLQNEIGVDVKVADHVAGSNEQIIVITSEEGPDDELFPAQEALLHIQTRIVNLLPDKENVITTRLLVPSSEIGCFEGRDCSLSEMRRLTGANIQIVPREQLPAFISGTDELLEIVGEIKAARDALVEVTSRLRSYLYREFFPKDMPPPSISAPGSLEASSPNNITPAREGHTASDPPTTNYQNVQAIASVQPSKDSGGTGGETVKQNETVPSVLNRIPVTLVTRSTLEVVIPEHAVPKLITRSKNKLAQISEWSGANVTLLEDRLEATGKIIQISGTPEQTEKAQSLLQGFILSISEDGP; via the exons ATGGACAGATCTCGATCGAAAAGGGGCTATTTCTATGAGCAGGACTATGATTCAGAAACTCTAGGAAGGACCAAACCCAGgtacaacaacaacaacaaccacGGCGGCCACCACTACAACACCAATAGCCACCACCGGCGTGGAGGCGCCGGCGCCGGACGGGCGTCGAAGCTGCAGGACTCGTCCGTAATGGTGACGACGAGCTACCGGATTTTGTGCCATGACGTCAAGGCCGGCGGCGTAATTGGAAAGTCCGGCAGCATTATCAAATCGATTAGGCAGCATACCGGAGCTTGGATCAACGTCCATGAATTGATTCCCGGCGACGAGGAGAGAATTATTGAGATTTCTGATACTCGCCGGCGAGACCCAGAGGGACGAATGCCCCAATTCTCGCCGGCGCAGGAGGCGTTGTTCATGATTCATGATAGGATTTTGGAGAGTGATGCTGGGTTTGGAAATGGGTTTGGTGGGAATGGtgacgatgatgatgatttCGGGCCGCGCGGCGGCGGAAACCGGGTGGCAACGAGGATGGTGGTCTCTAGGATGCATGTGGGGTGTTTGTTGGGAAAGGGAGGGAAGATAATTGAACAAATGAGGATTGAGACCAAGACCCAGATTAGGATTCTGCCTAGAGATCACAATCTTCCCCGTTGTGTTTCCATGTCCGAGGAAATCGTGCAG GTGGTGGGTGATGTGAATGCTGTGAAGAATgcaattgcaaatatttcttCACGCCTGAGGGAGAGCCAGCATCGGGACCGCAGTCATTTCCATGGACGAATACAGTCATCTCCAGAGCGGTTCTTCCCCCCTGATGACGATTATAGTCACATGAATAATGCACCTCGCCGTATGCCCATTGATGGGAACTCTTTTGGTTCACGTGTATCTACTGGTTTGGTGGGCACCAGAAGCAATAGCTTTGCCTCCCGCACATCTGGTTACACACTTGAATCTGGAGCTGCTCCTATTGCTGATAATGCACAGCAATTTTTAGGTGAGGATATTGTGTTTCGAATACTTTGCCCAGTTGACAAGGTTGAATGTGTTGTTGGGGAGTCAGATGGGATTATAGAATTGCTTCAGAATGAAATCGGTGTAGATGTTAAGGTTGCTGACCATGTAGCTGGATCAAATGAACAGATAATTGTCATTACTTCAGAGGAG GGCCCTGATGATGAGTTATTTCCTGCTCAAGAAGCTTTATTACATATCCAAACTCGTATTGTTAATCTTCTCCCCGATAAGGAGAATGTTATTACTACTAGGTTACTTGTTCCATCTAGTGAAATTGGATGCTTCGAGGGACGAGATTGCTCATTATCTGAAATGAGGAGATTAACCGGTGCCAACATACAGATCGTGCCAAGGGAACAGCTTCCTGCATTTATATCAGGGACCGATGAGCTTTTAGAG ATTGTAGGGGAGATAAAAGCAGCTCGAGATGCTCTTGTTGAGGTGACATCAAGACTGCGGAGTTACTTATACCGGGAGTTCTTTCCAAAGGATATGCCACCACCTTCTATCTCTGCACCTGGCTCTCTTGAGGCATCTTCTCCCAATAACATAACCCCAGCTCGTGAAGGTCACACTGCAAGTGATCCTCCTACCACAAACTATCAGAATGTTCAAGCCATAGCATCAGTGCAGCCATCAAAG GACTCTGGAGGGACTGGTGGTGAAACAGTGAAGCAGAATGAAACTGTGCCAAGCGTTTTGAACAG AATCCCTGTAACGCTTGTCACCAGGAGTACACTTGAAGTTGTCATACCAGAACACGCAGTTCCCAAGCTCATAACCAGATCGAAAAACAAGCTTGCCCAGATCAGTGAG TGGTCTGGGGCCAATGTTACCCTGTTGGAAGATAGACTGGAGGCGACAGGAAAGATCATTCAAATATCAGGCACCCCTGAGCAGACTGAGAAGGCCCAGAGCTTGCTTCAAGGCTTTATTTTGAGCA TTTCAGAAGACGGGCCATAA
- the LOC100260703 gene encoding uncharacterized protein LOC100260703, producing MAYMQYGRNILRHIVKDVGSQCSDRVVNPLLYVCQGVRYRKLEVILTTNIDKLGKAGETVKVAPGYFRNHLMPKLLAVPNIEKFAYLISEQRKLYQPEEVEEVKEVVETEEDKMKEYHTAAKRLETTRVAFRRFIKFEKGQPVRKGEPLELRSPITKDDLVAEVARQLSVQVEPESLHLPSPLTHVGEFEVPLRLPKSIPLPEGKVRWTLKVKIRCK from the exons ATGGCTTATATGCAATATGGAAGAAATATCCTCCGCCACATTGTTAAAGATGTGGGTTCTCAATGCTCAGATCGGGTAGTGAATCCGCTCCTATATGTTTGTCAAGGAGTTCGATACAGGAAGTTGGAGGTTATTCTTACAACG AACATAGATAAGCTGGGCAAAGCAGGTGAGACAGTGAAGGTTGCTCCTGGGTATTTTCGCAACCATTTGATGCCCAAGTTGCTTGCAGTCCCAAATATTGAGAAGTTTGCTTATCTCATCAGCGAGCAGCGCAAG CTTTACCAACCTGAGGAAGTGGAAGAGGTTAAAGAAGTTGTAGAGACTGAGGAAGACAAGATGAAAGAATATCATACTGCAGCTAAACGTCTAGAAACTACTAGAGTG GCTTTCAGGAGGTTCATTAAGTTTGAAAAGGGCCAGCCTGTGAGGAAGGGTGAACCCTTAGAGTTGCGTTCACCCATCACAAAGGATGATCTTGTGGCAGAG GTGGCAAGGCAGCTTTCCGTGCAGGTAGAACCCGAAAGCCTGCATCTACCTTCTCCTTTGACGCATGTGGGAGAGTTTGAGGTGCCGCTCCGACTACCAAAGTCCATCCCTTTGCCGGAGGGAAAGGTCCGCTGGACTCTCAAAGTTAAAATCCGCTGCAAATGA
- the LOC100248697 gene encoding uncharacterized protein LOC100248697 isoform X1: MAASLLLPSQRISQMRMHSEDLTKDVMCFSLCLKRQKCNIKLYMIPASTIVHHGVLRPFATIGSSGADGINQGNHVSLGVFAPNKFQRSRTLLHSSSSPSGDENDFERQLQELFNAVKTMIKMGNKKDAIDLLQANYEAVKEQIDVGAKGMEQAAILDIIVLGYMLVGDLKLVRSLLDMMDKIVDGLKDDEALLDSVLLHMGSVYSTLGKFEKSMLMYRRALEILEMTYGKDSAFLITPLLGMAKALGSIGRVTKAVEIYHQAIAILELSRGAESEDLVVPLLGLGNLLIKERKATDAEIPFTRILNIYKRSYGENDGRVGIAMCSLAHVKCAKGDADEAIQLYRNALQIVKVSKYMALDDNIMEKMRIDLAELLHVVGRGKEGRELLEECLLITEKYKGEDHPSSVTHLINLATSYSRSKNFVEAERLLRTSLRIMMKTMGPDDQSITFPMLHLAVTLYHLKRDEEAEQLTLKALQIREAAFGKESLPVGEALDCLVSIQTRVGKDDSELLDLLKRVLIIQEKEFGYESEEVMITLKKIVFYLDKMGRKDEKFPLQKRLSLLRNKHKESIQY; the protein is encoded by the exons ATGGCTGCTTCCCTTCTTCTCCCCTCTCAGAG GATCAGCCAAATGCGCATGCATTCAGAAGATTTGACAAAAGATGTCATGTGCTTCTCTCTTTGTCTCAAACGCCAGAAATGCAACATCAAGCTATACATGATTCCTGCTAGCACTATTGTTCATCATGGTGTTTTGAGACCTTTTGCGACAATTGGCTCTTCAGGAGCAGATGGGATTAACCAAGGAAATCATGTTTCTTTGGGTGTTTTTGCACCAAACAAATTTCAAAG GTCTAGAACATTGCTTCATAGCTCTTCAAGTCCCTCGGGTGATGAGAATGATTTTGAAAGACAGTTGCAGGAGTTGTTTAATGCAGTCAAAACTATGATTAAGATGGGGAACAAAAAGGATGCCATAGACCTACTTCAAGCAAATTACGAAGCTGTGAAAGAACAGATAGATGTGGGTGCCAAGGGAATGGAACAAGCTGCTATTCTTGACATCATAGTCTTGGGTTACATGCTTGTTGGGGACTTAAAGTTGGTTAGATCCCTGTTGGATATG ATGGACAAAATCGTTGATGGTTTAAAGGATGATGAAGCACTTCTAGATTCGGTACTCTTGCATATGGGAAGTGTGTACTCAACTTTGGGGAAGTTTGAGAAATCCATGCTCATGTACCGGAGGGCTCTTGAAATTCTAGAGATGACATATG GAAAAGATAGTGCATTTCTTATCACACCATTGCTAGGGATGGCAAAAGCTCTTGGCTCCATTGGAAGAGTAACAAAAGCAGTAGAAATCTACCATCAGGCTATTGCTATTTTGGAATTAAGCAGAGGTGCTGAAAGTGAGGATCTGGTGGTGCCTTTACTTGGTCTGGGCAATCTTTTAATCAAGGAGAGAAAGGCCACAGATGCAGAAATTCCTTTTACTAG AATTTTGAACATATATAAGAGGTCATATGGAGAAAACGATGGAAGAGTTGGAATCGCTATGTGTTCTCTTGCCCATGTGAAATGTGCAAAAG GAGATGCAGATGAAGCCATTCAATTATATAGAAATGCCCTTCAGATCGTCAAGGTTTCAAAATATATGGCTTTAGATGACAACATCATGGAGAAAATGAGGATAGATTTGGCAGAACTACTGCATGTAGTAGGAAG AGGAAAAGAAGGTCGGGAGCTACTGGAGGAGTGCTTGTTGATCACTGAGAAGTATAAAGGAGAAGACCATCCCAGTTCCGTTACTCATCTTATAAACCTCGCAACCTCCTATTCACGCTCAAAGAATTTTGTGGAGGCTGAGCGCTTGCTGAGAACAAGTTTGAGGATCATGATGAAAACCATGGGGCCTGACGACCAGTCCATCACCTTCCCGATGTTGCATCTTGCAGTTACTCTCTACCATTTGAAACGGGATGAAGAGGCTGAACAGCTTACCCTGAAGGCCTTGCAGATCCGTGAGGCAGCATTTGGAAAAGAATCTCTTCCCGTTG GGGAAGCTCTAGACTGTTTGGTGTCCATTCAGACCCGAGTAGGGAAAGATGATAGCGAGCTACTGGACCTGCTCAAGCGGGTTCTGATAATTCAAGAAAAGGAGTTCGGCTATGAAAGTGAAGAGGTAATGATAactcttaaaaaaattgtattttactTGGACAAAATGGGGAGAAAGGATGAGAAATTTCCTCTGCAGAAAAGATTGTCTCTGCTGAGAAACAAACACAAGGAATCAATACAGTATTAA
- the LOC100248697 gene encoding uncharacterized protein LOC100248697 isoform X2, with protein sequence MRMHSEDLTKDVMCFSLCLKRQKCNIKLYMIPASTIVHHGVLRPFATIGSSGADGINQGNHVSLGVFAPNKFQRSRTLLHSSSSPSGDENDFERQLQELFNAVKTMIKMGNKKDAIDLLQANYEAVKEQIDVGAKGMEQAAILDIIVLGYMLVGDLKLVRSLLDMMDKIVDGLKDDEALLDSVLLHMGSVYSTLGKFEKSMLMYRRALEILEMTYGKDSAFLITPLLGMAKALGSIGRVTKAVEIYHQAIAILELSRGAESEDLVVPLLGLGNLLIKERKATDAEIPFTRILNIYKRSYGENDGRVGIAMCSLAHVKCAKGDADEAIQLYRNALQIVKVSKYMALDDNIMEKMRIDLAELLHVVGRGKEGRELLEECLLITEKYKGEDHPSSVTHLINLATSYSRSKNFVEAERLLRTSLRIMMKTMGPDDQSITFPMLHLAVTLYHLKRDEEAEQLTLKALQIREAAFGKESLPVGEALDCLVSIQTRVGKDDSELLDLLKRVLIIQEKEFGYESEEVMITLKKIVFYLDKMGRKDEKFPLQKRLSLLRNKHKESIQY encoded by the exons ATGCGCATGCATTCAGAAGATTTGACAAAAGATGTCATGTGCTTCTCTCTTTGTCTCAAACGCCAGAAATGCAACATCAAGCTATACATGATTCCTGCTAGCACTATTGTTCATCATGGTGTTTTGAGACCTTTTGCGACAATTGGCTCTTCAGGAGCAGATGGGATTAACCAAGGAAATCATGTTTCTTTGGGTGTTTTTGCACCAAACAAATTTCAAAG GTCTAGAACATTGCTTCATAGCTCTTCAAGTCCCTCGGGTGATGAGAATGATTTTGAAAGACAGTTGCAGGAGTTGTTTAATGCAGTCAAAACTATGATTAAGATGGGGAACAAAAAGGATGCCATAGACCTACTTCAAGCAAATTACGAAGCTGTGAAAGAACAGATAGATGTGGGTGCCAAGGGAATGGAACAAGCTGCTATTCTTGACATCATAGTCTTGGGTTACATGCTTGTTGGGGACTTAAAGTTGGTTAGATCCCTGTTGGATATG ATGGACAAAATCGTTGATGGTTTAAAGGATGATGAAGCACTTCTAGATTCGGTACTCTTGCATATGGGAAGTGTGTACTCAACTTTGGGGAAGTTTGAGAAATCCATGCTCATGTACCGGAGGGCTCTTGAAATTCTAGAGATGACATATG GAAAAGATAGTGCATTTCTTATCACACCATTGCTAGGGATGGCAAAAGCTCTTGGCTCCATTGGAAGAGTAACAAAAGCAGTAGAAATCTACCATCAGGCTATTGCTATTTTGGAATTAAGCAGAGGTGCTGAAAGTGAGGATCTGGTGGTGCCTTTACTTGGTCTGGGCAATCTTTTAATCAAGGAGAGAAAGGCCACAGATGCAGAAATTCCTTTTACTAG AATTTTGAACATATATAAGAGGTCATATGGAGAAAACGATGGAAGAGTTGGAATCGCTATGTGTTCTCTTGCCCATGTGAAATGTGCAAAAG GAGATGCAGATGAAGCCATTCAATTATATAGAAATGCCCTTCAGATCGTCAAGGTTTCAAAATATATGGCTTTAGATGACAACATCATGGAGAAAATGAGGATAGATTTGGCAGAACTACTGCATGTAGTAGGAAG AGGAAAAGAAGGTCGGGAGCTACTGGAGGAGTGCTTGTTGATCACTGAGAAGTATAAAGGAGAAGACCATCCCAGTTCCGTTACTCATCTTATAAACCTCGCAACCTCCTATTCACGCTCAAAGAATTTTGTGGAGGCTGAGCGCTTGCTGAGAACAAGTTTGAGGATCATGATGAAAACCATGGGGCCTGACGACCAGTCCATCACCTTCCCGATGTTGCATCTTGCAGTTACTCTCTACCATTTGAAACGGGATGAAGAGGCTGAACAGCTTACCCTGAAGGCCTTGCAGATCCGTGAGGCAGCATTTGGAAAAGAATCTCTTCCCGTTG GGGAAGCTCTAGACTGTTTGGTGTCCATTCAGACCCGAGTAGGGAAAGATGATAGCGAGCTACTGGACCTGCTCAAGCGGGTTCTGATAATTCAAGAAAAGGAGTTCGGCTATGAAAGTGAAGAGGTAATGATAactcttaaaaaaattgtattttactTGGACAAAATGGGGAGAAAGGATGAGAAATTTCCTCTGCAGAAAAGATTGTCTCTGCTGAGAAACAAACACAAGGAATCAATACAGTATTAA